The Musa acuminata AAA Group cultivar baxijiao chromosome BXJ2-2, Cavendish_Baxijiao_AAA, whole genome shotgun sequence genome contains the following window.
TTTGTATCTATGATATTCTTCTATCATTTCTGATTGATAGCAAAGAGTTTGAACCACTCCGTATTTTTTTGGAACTTTTTCCTCTAATGATGTAAGACCAGCTGTGCAACAATTATATTTTCTGGACATTATTGTTTAAAAATTCTATTGCCTTAATACCTCTAGCCGATTTGCTTCTTAATTGTAGAAGTCATATATATAATCAACATGTCTGGACTATGGAATGCTTCCATTCGTCTTGTTCTTTCTTTACGAcactgatgatatatatttttttacattGATAGTTCATGTTAAATGAGGATGGAAGTCCAAGAAGGAATGAGATCGTCTTCATATCACCAACTGGCGAGGAGATTAAGAGTAAACGACAATTACAGCAATACTTGAAGACTCACCCTGGAGGGCCCTCATCATCTGAATTTGACTGGGGAACTGGTACCTTCCTCCCTCCTATGTTTTTAAAGTGCCTGTGGACGTATACAGTTATGTAGCGTGCACCCATAAGAATCTAGCATGAAAGAATCAGTTTGTGCTTCCTTCATTGCACGACTTGCGTGCAGGCGACACCCCAAGACGTTCAGCAAGAATTAGGGAGAAAGCCAAGGCTGTGGAAACCCCAGAAGACGAAAAGCCAAAGAAGCGAGAAAGGAAATCAAGCTCAAAGAAAggagcaaaagaaaagaaagatggtGGAGATGCAGCGGATGGAATGTCAGAGATGAAGGAGGATGTCACTACAGAAGAAGCGAAAGTGCCTACTGATGTGGAAATGAAAGAAGCTGATGACGATGTGAATAAGGTGGAAGGTGAGAATGTTGCAGTGGGGCTTTCGGTGGATGAGGGTGTCACTGAAGAGGTTGCAGTGAACAAGGATCCTGCCATTGAAGTTATAAATGAAGATGCACCACAGCAAGATAATTCCCTCCTCAAAACCAATGGAAGTGTTGAAGAGAAAACTGACACTACTTTGGAGAACAATGGGGAAGCAGATGACAAACCAGCTGACAATGAGGTACCGCCTCCATCTGACCACTGCAAAGAGGCATCAGCTGCAAAGGAGAACCAGGATGGAGAGATTCTATCAGAGAAAAGCAGTCACAAGGAGGATGCTGGTGCCGTGGTCATGAAGGAAGTCCCTTCGGCAACAGATGGGCAACATCTGCCTAAGACCTCTCCTGTTAACTGTTGAAACTCACAAATGCTCGGATGTACCATTATGTCATTTAGTTGTAGGCCTTTGTATGAACTTGTAGTTGGTATAAGTGGGCGGTTGCAGACACTCGATCATGGCAACCGGAACTTACCATCCTGTGTAAACTACTAAGTGGTTTAGTCTTTTGTCATGCTTTGTATGTATCATTTGAACAGGTTCCAGTAGAATCTGTCAATAGAAGAACTAATTTGTGACTCATGAGTGTTCCTGTTGTTACACCAAGAAACTGAGGGCATTTGTGGTCTTGATGGAATGGTATCATCAGAATTCACAACATCAAGGAGAAGCTTCTACACGATATATCCATAAAACGCTGGCAAACCATAAAATATAAACAGTTTATTTATGGAGGAGAGTCTTCAGATGGATGTTCTAGATACATGCCAGATTTGGGTTGATTCCTTGGAGGAACTATGGTTCTGAGTGCTGTAGTATTATAGACAAAAGAACACACCACCTTATGTAAATTTGGATTACATTCAGCTATCAGCCACAGATGCAAATCCAATGCTGAAATCGAAAACGATGCATGTCAGTTGTTTTCCTTGCTCTCCAGTCAGCTTCATTGTAAGTGTGTATGAACCCTGCAGGATAAAGACACCACCACAAACAAATCAGATTCACTACTGATGTGATTCAATCAAATCGGTTCCATCTGAATCTCAAGTTCAAGTAGCATTATGGACACAAACATGAAAACTTGCACGCTAGTGTATAACATGCAAATATAATTTGCTTCGTTTAAATTGTTGAAGAGACCAAAAAGATTCCATTCAATGTAGAACAATAATATAGAATAGCTTATACTGGTGATTATGTTCCACGacataattcttctaatggaattcTTCTTAGATACTCCAATCATATATATTGCTCTTGGTAGGCGGTACATATCATGCAATAAACATCTTAAGTCCCTATCTACACACTTCCTTTTTCTCCCCTTCCTATTCCTTTTTTCTTAGTCTTGAAGCAAAACAACAATGATGTAAGGTGTCAATCAACATACTAGTCAAGAAAGCCAAACACAATTCTCCAAAATCATACCCCATTTTCGTACCATATAAAATCAAAGTTGTTTAAAGCAACCATAACAATAAAACATAATGACAAAAACTTTGAATAGGACATCTTACTGGTGGCGTAAATGATGGTAGAGTCTGCTGATGAGATAGTACAAAGTCACCAGTTGAGACTGGGCACGATGTCTCCTGGCAAAGATCATGAGTTTCTTGGTGAACATGAAATCCAAAATACTTGACATCAATTATCAACTTTCCTTCTGATATTTCATCTCCTGTTTAAGACACCAAAATCAGAAATGAACTTGGGCTTCAAACGAAATACAAGGTAGAAACTTCACATAAGCAAATTAATATCTATGATGTACTCCAAAGAACTCTCAAAAACACTTTGTTTGCATCAACAATTAATTGTGAAGCAAATTGCATAAGTTAAGCAGGCTAAAAGTTTTCTTTCCATACTTTTATTGTGTAAAACCTAGATCAGTATTGGAAATTCTAATTAACATAAATCCCAAAATTAACAGATTTTTTCTAAGCCAAGACAAAAGTTTTTTAGAAAAGAAACCCACAAAGACAGGTCAGGAACACTAGCCCCACGCATGCTAACTGGCATGTGCAATTCTTACCTCTCCATTGGAGAACTGATCATCTAACCTTAATTACCGTTGGCCATTCAACAATCAGATATTACCAGATGTCCATAACATACTCTTTAGCGGGACAAACACTACTGCATGTTACCAAATATGTAATAGGGATATCTACTAGTCTTCCGATCCTTGTTCCTCTAAATTAACCTGCTTATCTTCTATTTTGCTGACACGGAAGCAAACATCCCTCGCTAGCTTgtagaaaaaatataatatctaagAACCTTCCTACCTTTCACAATCAACACTCTTGTGGGACATCATAtataaacttaatttttttttctataaatcaagCTATACTGTTGTctgaaaaagaaaataagagaATCTTGTTCATAGGTTCTGATTATCTTTTACACTGAACTTCTCTCCAATGTCTGATCTAGATTTCAAAACAAAACAAATGTATTTACAGTTTGCCCCTTGCTAACTAGCTGGTAACCTGGTTATCTCTTAGAATCCTTCTTTGTAATACTGCAGTGATAGATAGACCACTATCGAAATGACCATGGAGCACCATGATAAAAATATGTAAATGTACTTGATATATTGTCGGTACTAGGTCAATTTCCACAAGTGGTTCATTTAAAATCAATAAATTGTTATCAAAACAAAAGAGTTGATTGAAGCAAAATAAATTGGATGCCAAAAGCTGCTACAAGAAAGAACATGAGAAACATGCAAAGCATCTGACCGTACCAGTGCTTGCTGAGATATTGAATGTCGCTGGCATGCCCCGAGCAATTGGATAAGGAAAGATTTCAATTCCACTGACCGTCACTGGATAGTCAGCTCCCTTTTCTGTAAAGATAACTCAACCCTCAGAAAGAGATCAGCAAAAATATCATCTATAGTGGCTATCACACATCCTTTAAAATAATCAACCTCGAGGAAATAACGATTGTTTGAACAATCAACTCGATCATCATGCTCAACGTATAACCGAACAAACAAGCAGTACAAGCTACCAATAATGAACTAAGCAAGCTTAACCAAAGAGTTAAGAATTCCTGTGAAAGGACAAACTTGAGAACAAAATAAGGATTCAgataaaaccaaatgagatacaAGAAGACACAAGAGGAAATTGAAGTATAATGTTAGGATTGAACGCACACAGATTGTTAACTAGTGCTGCAAAAGTTTCCCTTTCTATCGTATAAATAAACATTTCTTGATAATAAGATCAAAATtcgttaaaaagaaaaataaacaaaaaacattCCTTTCCTGTTTAATGCGGCAAATCTACGCAACGAGATACAGGACACATGTCGGCCAACCTAATCCCTGCTCTGGTTTCCGGGCTGGAGAAGAACTAGGACCAAAACCAAGCGATCGACGAGGGAAAGAGCGAACGCAGTGGTCAAGAACAATCGGTAAGGCAAGACTAGGGAACACGCGACCACGAAAAAAAACTAAGGATCTCAACAACATAAAGATTAGGACCCAAGAACAAGATCGCCGAGGGGGTTGTACGGGGTCACAGACCGATCGAAAGAAGAAAGGGGAAAGTGGAAGCGAAAGGGTCGAAGGGGAACTCACTGCAGTAATCAACGTCGGTGGCGGCGGCTAGCGgcgcgacgaggaggaggaggaggagcgaggCGGCGGAGACGAGGAGACGGCCGACCTTCGACGCCATCGTTTGGCTTCTTCGCGGAGATCAAGCGGAAGAATCCAATGATAGAGGGAAACGTTCTGTCCTTGGGAATTTATAGGATAATTGTACAGATGCAATTACATATTTAGCCCTCGAATTCTCAACCGGTAATAATCCATTAATAATTTTCTAACGGGAATTATTAATACAATTTATAATTCTGTGCATTATTAATTACCAATTTGTAGTAATTAAAATAAATACGCTTCAAGTAAATAACAAAAGCGAAGGAGGAGAaatcaatattataaatttgtgacgatatattaataattatatacGCATGTAAATTTGCTACGGCGCAGAACAATTTTCCAAGAGAATTtagcaaaaataaaaaagaaaaagactgtTAGGTGAGGGCGGGTGGATAGAAGACGACGACGACTCGTCTTTTCCGTAGGAAAGATTGCTTCGTTGGTTCGATCATCCATATCATCAAGAGATTAACCAACCTTTTATCTATACTATTGAAGAGTTTGGATGGAGCCGAGATTTCAACGTTATTATTGTTAGGATTGAGTAacggaaaaatatcaaaattactttatttttttctttatattatttttaatgtgtCGACGTGTTATTATTGTTTTATTTCAAcgttattatttttcatatcttttCGTTTTATTTCCTTTATATATTGTTTTCGACGTGTCATTTATTTTATGGTTTAATGTTTAAGGTAACCTAAACCGTCGAGATCTTTTCTTCTTCTCGAAGATACCACCACCATATTTCAttcctattttcttttctttttctcatataTCTTTCTCGGTCATATATTTCCTTCTTTTCTCTTTCACTGTTTTAAAAAATCTTATTATGTCTAATTTTAATCGATCTTAACGAACCGTTCGTTAGGAGGGTATCATCAAACACGATTCCAGAAAAAAAATTTtgaactttttattatttttcttacaaTTATTTCCTTTCATTAAATTTTCATGTTGATGAGATAGTGTTTATGTTAGATGTTGTATTCATCATCCACTTCCATGAGAGTAGTGCCATGCACAGCACGCATAAGTTTCTCTTCCTTTTATGTTAGTCAAGTGCATCAAATTCTAACGAGCCAAACAAGCAGAGCACGAAAGGTGCAGTACATGAGATCTGATTCCAATACTGTTCTCGTCATTTGAGATGTCGCGACGCCGGAGGAGTTGAAGAGGGAGAAGCACCGGTCGGTGGTGGTAGCAGACGCTGAACGGTAACAGATAGCTTCTGGCCGAGAAGACAGTAGTTTCCGAAGCTACATATGAAGTAGAACACACCTTCTTCGTTAAGACTCACCGTCGCCGGACCGACGAGAAATGAACGGAAGGCGTTGTCGGCGCTGCAGCTGTCGAACTCCCTCCTCGACACCTGCACCACGTCGTAGAACCCTAACTCGAACCTGAAGACTGAGGAAGGACTCGAACGTTTAGATCTGAAGCATGTGAACGATTCTAGCGAGTGAAAGTATAGGTTACCTAAATCATCACCGACTGCGAAAGATCTGTTGCTGGCCCAGTTGCTGTAGAACTCATTGCTCGGAGGAATCGACCATATGGAGTCCCCTACGAGGTGCTGATGAGCAAGAGAACAGCCAATGCAGGCAGTGGCTACGACGGCCAGTCGGAGTTGGATCGGCCACCTTTTGGCTCGCATTGATCACAGTCTTCTGCCTTTCTACGGGATGATATGGTTGACAATGAAGAGTGGAAATGAGAACGGTTTTTGTGTTGTCTATGATCTGTAGTGGGAAGCGAGGATTGGTTAGTTGAAGAAAGAGAGAATAACTGTGACTCGAGTGGGAAAGTGGGGGAGTTGCTTCGATTTTGCAATCATAAGAAATGTAATACAGCTTGGAGAAGATAATTGAACTTTTGCACAAAGCTTCTACTGATgaattgattaatttttttttgttgtttgcaGCATCCAATTGGataactcttatatatatatatatatacagttttCTTTTTTTGAGGAAAAATATAGTAATTTATCAAACGTTTTATCTCCCGAAATGTTTTGGTTATGATGGATTTGAACACCAAAAGGACTTCTTTAATGCCAAAATGGTTGATGCTGATGTTTAGAATAGACTATAATTCCCACCAGGGGAGGCACAGAATAATACTCTCTTCATTTGAACATTACATTTATTGTCTATCTTGAATCATCTTTCTCATTGTACTTGGAAGCAATGTATAAATTTCCAGCAGTCCAAATGCCAGAGCAGAATTGACCATATTGATCGTCACAGCAATGATCAACATAGAAATTAAGTTACCTGCCCTACAAAATACTAGCCTGGAACATGAATGCAGCAAAGAGATTTCTTTTGATTCATCCATCTTAGAATGACTCGTTTGCTTTCACAATACCACATGAAGTAGAGCAACAAATGGACTTGGATAAATGCTAATCATTCCACAACAAATGGACTTGGATAAATGCTAATCATTGCGCTTCACCGCTAGCTTCGTTTTAGTTTCTTCTTCGTCCTCATCCTTCTCTctcgttcttcttcttcctcgatcAGGCGaagctcctcctcgtcctcctttcTAGCAATCTTGGAACTGTAGACATAATTCagtagaattcatctcatttcttGATGCAAAAAAGAATGCAATAACAAAAACATCCATGCTTCGTCCTCCTTTCTACCAATCTTGGAATTGTAGACATATATCGGTAGAATCAATATCATCTCTTGATGCAAAAAAGAAAGCACGAACAAAAGCTGCAAGATAGTCTTCAAAATTACACAGCACTCCAGTGTTACTGCACTATATGGCACCATGACATTTTAAGAAAGAATATAATACTGCGCTATATGGCACCATGAAATTTTAAGAAAGAATATAATACCTTATCCGCTCTTCCTTCTGGATTACATCAAAACCAACCTCCATGTCACTGTCATCTTCATCCATCCCAGCATATCTATTAGGATTATACCTGCATTAAAATTTGATAACCTCAGTACACTATACAAAAACACAACAAACATGAAACTTATCCCAAAAGAAAGCCCCTTAAACAAATCAAAGTGATTTAGTAAGAAAACGAAAGTTCTTTAGAAAGAAATTGAAGCTCTATGCAAGAAATCATACTTCCCAAGCATTGTTCCAGTAGTCTGACAGAATTACACCAACTGTAATAAGAAATTGAAAAAACAGTACTACACTAATAAGAGAATTCCTCGTATCTGAACTTGTGGAGTTTCCAAATTGGTCTCTAGCCTATTAAAATAGAATTGCTAAAAATGCTCTTTGAGTCTATTGACTTGATAGTGGTATCAAAGAACACTTTCAGAGGTTTTTAAATGGCAGGATGCACAAAACCACATCGAGATATGAATAACATAGAAACATATGCAAATTTGCTGAAGTAATATTTACCCAAACATTTCTCTGATCGCTCTGCGGTAATCATCAACGTCTTCTTCCTCACTGGACTTTCTTTTTGCAGGCCTTTGATTTAGACGATCATTATGGACTCCACGTGATGAGTTCTGCTTAGAAGGCTGCGCCAAATTGAAAACCAAATGTCAGGATAGTCAAAAGTAATTACTAATGCCAAAATTATCCAGACGTCATATATGTACATGGCATGTATGCATTGCAGAAGAACATGGTGACAGCTTATCGATAGTAGTATAAGAAATCCGTATATTTATTATGTAACATTATTACCATTCCAGCATAAATTTTACACATGACATATTTATAAACAAACAGCTAAATAGAGAGATAAACACACCTCAGCTTTTGAGGAAGACATTGGTTGTTTCATTGTTGTTTTTGCTCGATCCATCCCAGGAGGCAATCTTTTTTGCTCAGAGTAATGATTCTGTGCAGAAGAATGAGTCTTGGCGGATGGAACATTCTTCTTCATACTAGGCGCATTTGTAACGCTCCTAGGAGGCCTATTTGTGATCGTACTCTGATTAGGAACTTTGCCCTTCAAAGCAATATTTCCTGTAGTTCTTCCAGGTCCATTTCTAACATCACCGAAGACCTTCTGAGAATCATTTGAAGATGACTTGGGTCTGTTGAGTGTAGGTTCCTTCACATGTCCAACTCTATTCTGTACATGTTGATTGCTTAGAGCTGGTTTCTTCTGTTCATGCCCGGCAGATGCTAATTTAGCAGGTTTGCCTGTTGGTACTTTGCTCTTTAATGATGATTGAGCCATCCGACCATCTTCCACATGATCAGAAACCTGTATAAGTATCCTCTATGAAAAGACTAAGATGCCCCATTATATACTAGTCAATACCTAGAGGCTTGTG
Protein-coding sequences here:
- the LOC103975676 gene encoding uncharacterized protein LOC103975676 isoform X2 codes for the protein MIQHHRNGFHQRPHEYEMEDYEEYEEEASEPDEEELEAPKSTKDEQDFLKLREQLKARFRQKLKKQSAGALGRLSQTQDKRTATNDRFGSFFGPSQPSIAPRVIEESRSIRETKHIMTNYSSSSTNKRDPTSSVPRTSADHQNHQRPKIVNQIKNKAQTLKDMRDYSFLLSDDADLPTAKEQPKPRSASSATSDGRMAQSSLKSKVPTGKPAKLASAGHEQKKPALSNQHVQNRVGHVKEPTLNRPKSSSNDSQKVFGDVRNGPGRTTGNIALKGKVPNQSTITNRPPRSVTNAPSMKKNVPSAKTHSSAQNHYSEQKRLPPGMDRAKTTMKQPMSSSKAEPSKQNSSRGVHNDRLNQRPAKRKSSEEEDVDDYRRAIREMFGYNPNRYAGMDEDDSDMEVGFDVIQKEERISSKIARKEDEEELRLIEEEEERERRMRTKKKLKRS
- the LOC135605812 gene encoding methyl-CpG-binding domain-containing protein 11-like; this encodes MTAEEGGGASAEKGSPPEKARDDAEVVSVELPAPTGWKKKFMLNEDGSPRRNEIVFISPTGEEIKSKRQLQQYLKTHPGGPSSSEFDWGTGDTPRRSARIREKAKAVETPEDEKPKKRERKSSSKKGAKEKKDGGDAADGMSEMKEDVTTEEAKVPTDVEMKEADDDVNKVEGENVAVGLSVDEGVTEEVAVNKDPAIEVINEDAPQQDNSLLKTNGSVEEKTDTTLENNGEADDKPADNEVPPPSDHCKEASAAKENQDGEILSEKSSHKEDAGAVVMKEVPSATDGQHLPKTSPVNC
- the LOC103975677 gene encoding uncharacterized protein LOC103975677, whose amino-acid sequence is MASKVGRLLVSAASLLLLLLVAPLAAATDVDYCKKGADYPVTVSGIEIFPYPIARGMPATFNISASTGDEISEGKLIIDVKYFGFHVHQETHDLCQETSCPVSTGDFVLSHQQTLPSFTPPGSYTLTMKLTGEQGKQLTCIVFDFSIGFASVADS
- the LOC103975676 gene encoding uncharacterized protein LOC103975676 isoform X1 — its product is MIQHHRNGFHQRPHEYEMEDYEEYEEEASEPDEEELEAPKSTKDEQDFLKLREQLKARFRQKLKKQSAGALGRLSQTQDKRTATNDRFGSFFGPSQPSIAPRVIEESRSIRETKHIMTNYSSSSTNKRDPTSSVPRTSADHQNHQRPKIVNQIKNKAQTLKDMRDYSFLLSDDADLPTAKEQPKPRSASSATSGMHKPLDGRMAQSSLKSKVPTGKPAKLASAGHEQKKPALSNQHVQNRVGHVKEPTLNRPKSSSNDSQKVFGDVRNGPGRTTGNIALKGKVPNQSTITNRPPRSVTNAPSMKKNVPSAKTHSSAQNHYSEQKRLPPGMDRAKTTMKQPMSSSKAEPSKQNSSRGVHNDRLNQRPAKRKSSEEEDVDDYRRAIREMFGYNPNRYAGMDEDDSDMEVGFDVIQKEERISSKIARKEDEEELRLIEEEEERERRMRTKKKLKRS